One genomic window of Polyangium aurulentum includes the following:
- a CDS encoding adenylate/guanylate cyclase domain-containing protein yields MVLGLSVVDEVRDLRERSKRTSATLALGRAPAELWPFFSNSDMLNHRSRYGPLATRYVPRDEGTPLVVAAGAAGPLEFEFVERPHSFVAPRWLEVDRPFLRGPLRYVGYRLALEPREGGGTRLEMELRWVDRYGWFPVGFAMADRMRRYLAEFQRIDEQITPGEEEAPWGPFLADRAQHAGAIDGLARAWGKLAKDPAIARAMAELVITAPDPYVRRIRPFEVAHAFGLPPLEVLAFSLRAVRAGHLDMRWDVLCPSCEGSATPASHLADLEPTVHCPGCDIDYGARFDENVEVTFFPVARVRAFADSAFCAGPPSKIPHVRVQLVLEAGEQRTIALDLPPGEYALRDELLGLGSSVPVTIAEGGKEALSVRLGERRSGEERLVLAPGARIEAENPGSSFETLRVQRRAHRERAATAAQVTALQVFRDLFGSEVLRPGLRLGVSNVTLLFSDLKGSTALYEERGDAPAFALVQDHFAIMSEVIGRREGGVVKTIGDAVMAVFTRPAEAVRAALEILEAFHQWNRARGQEEQIVIKLGLHRGPALALNLNDKLDYFGSTVNRAARVQGQSEGDDVVLSEALHDDPEVREALASAGPLEVTRFSAELKGIGELGLVRIRISRGTGVV; encoded by the coding sequence GTGGTGTTGGGGCTCTCGGTGGTGGACGAAGTCCGCGATCTGCGGGAGCGGTCGAAGCGGACGTCGGCGACGCTCGCGCTCGGGCGCGCGCCGGCGGAGCTGTGGCCGTTCTTCTCGAACTCCGACATGCTCAATCATCGCTCGCGTTACGGCCCGCTCGCAACGCGTTACGTGCCGCGCGACGAGGGGACGCCGCTCGTGGTCGCTGCGGGGGCGGCGGGGCCGCTCGAGTTCGAGTTCGTGGAGCGTCCGCACTCGTTCGTCGCGCCGCGCTGGCTCGAGGTGGATCGGCCATTTTTGCGCGGGCCGTTGCGCTACGTGGGCTACCGGCTCGCGCTCGAGCCGCGCGAGGGGGGCGGGACGCGGCTCGAGATGGAGCTGCGCTGGGTGGACAGGTACGGCTGGTTTCCCGTCGGCTTCGCGATGGCCGACCGGATGCGGCGGTATCTCGCGGAGTTCCAGCGCATCGACGAGCAGATCACGCCGGGCGAGGAAGAGGCGCCCTGGGGGCCGTTCCTCGCCGACCGAGCGCAGCACGCGGGGGCGATCGACGGGCTCGCGCGCGCGTGGGGCAAGCTCGCGAAGGATCCGGCGATCGCGCGGGCGATGGCGGAGCTCGTGATCACGGCGCCCGACCCGTACGTGCGGCGGATCAGGCCGTTCGAGGTCGCGCATGCGTTCGGGCTGCCGCCGCTCGAGGTGCTCGCGTTCTCGCTGCGGGCAGTGCGGGCGGGGCACCTCGACATGCGCTGGGACGTCCTTTGCCCGAGCTGCGAGGGCTCGGCGACGCCGGCGTCGCACCTCGCGGATCTCGAGCCCACGGTGCACTGCCCGGGCTGCGACATCGATTATGGCGCGCGCTTCGACGAGAACGTGGAGGTCACGTTCTTCCCGGTCGCGCGGGTGCGCGCGTTCGCGGACTCGGCGTTCTGCGCGGGGCCGCCGTCGAAGATCCCGCACGTGAGAGTGCAGCTCGTGCTCGAGGCGGGCGAGCAGAGGACGATCGCGCTCGACCTGCCTCCGGGCGAATACGCGCTGCGCGACGAGCTTCTGGGCCTCGGATCGAGCGTGCCGGTGACGATCGCCGAGGGCGGCAAGGAGGCACTCTCGGTGCGGCTCGGCGAGCGGCGCTCGGGAGAAGAGCGGCTCGTGCTCGCGCCGGGAGCGCGGATCGAGGCGGAAAACCCGGGGTCGTCGTTCGAGACCCTGCGCGTGCAGAGGCGCGCGCACCGCGAGCGAGCGGCGACGGCGGCGCAGGTGACGGCGCTGCAGGTGTTCCGGGACCTGTTCGGATCCGAGGTGCTGCGGCCGGGGTTGCGGCTCGGCGTGTCGAACGTGACGCTGCTCTTCAGCGATCTGAAGGGGTCGACGGCGCTCTACGAGGAGCGCGGCGACGCGCCTGCGTTCGCGCTCGTGCAGGACCACTTCGCGATCATGTCGGAGGTGATCGGGCGGCGCGAGGGCGGGGTGGTGAAGACGATCGGGGACGCGGTGATGGCCGTGTTCACGCGGCCCGCGGAGGCGGTGCGCGCCGCGCTCGAGATCCTCGAGGCGTTTCACCAATGGAACCGCGCGCGGGGGCAGGAGGAGCAGATCGTGATCAAGCTCGGCCTGCACCGCGGCCCGGCGCTCGCGCTGAACCTGAACGACAAGCTCGACTATTTCGGCTCGACGGTGAACCGCGCGGCGCGCGTGCAAGGGCAGAGCGAGGGGGACGACGTGGTGCTCTCGGAGGCGCTCCACGACGATCCCGAGGTGCGCGAGGCGCTCGCGTCGG